Proteins encoded within one genomic window of Carassius gibelio isolate Cgi1373 ecotype wild population from Czech Republic chromosome A4, carGib1.2-hapl.c, whole genome shotgun sequence:
- the LOC127972245 gene encoding potassium voltage-gated channel subfamily A member 1-like → MRAHIFDRSRTSSGKDNECGCTRGFLFSIFYSFSVNGSGMEIALVSFDKRGDGGSDGEPYQNQNSLDHPRLVHNKDLYSRSPQQSSWKMNDMNNTMMGSTENTVDYYSPHLFDEDILDMDMDHESNERVLINIAGLRFETQLGTLNQFPDTLLGDPDKRIKYFDPLRNEYFFDRNRPSFDGILYFYQSGGKIRRPVNVSIDVFADEIRFYQLGEEAMDRFREDEGFIKEEEKPLPQNEFQKQVWLIFEYPESSSPARGIAIVSVLVITISIITFCLETLPEFRDERELPVTSRALNGTQERPSLTFSDPFFIIETTCVIWFTFELFVRFFACPSKSEFSKTIMNIIDIMSIMPYFITLGTELAEQQGQEHNNGQQAMSLAILRVIRLVRVFRIFKLSRHSKGLQILGQTLKASMRELGLLIFFLFIGVILFSSAVFFAEADEPESHFSSIPDAFWWAVVTMTTVGYGDMRPVTVGGKIVGSLCAIAGVLTIALPVPVIVSNFNYFYHRETDQDQASLREEPNNAGPSNPSDDLHGLRKSSTSNSKDGDRSEETNIPVEKSNMKANSRLDIKRSLYTFCLDTRETDL, encoded by the coding sequence ATGAGAGCACACATCTTTGACCGCAGCAGAACATCGAGCGGCAAAGACAACGAGTGTGGATGTACGAGGGGCTTTTTGTTTTCAATCTTTTATTCATTCAGTGTTAATGGCTCGGGAATGGAGATAGCTTTGGTGAGCTTTGACAAGCGGGGTGACGGAGGCAGTGATGGGGAACCTTACCAAAACCAAAACTCCCTGGATCATCCGCGCCTGGTCCACAACAAAGACCTCTACTCGAGAAGTCCACAGCAGAGCTCGTGGAAAATGAACGACATGAACAACACGATGATGGGCTCCACGGAGAACACGGTGGATTATTACAGCCCCCATTTGTTCGATGAGGACATTCTGGACATGGATATGGACCATGAGAGCAACGAACGGGTTCTTATCAATATCGCCGGACTTAGGTTCGAGACGCAGCTGGGCACTCTGAACCAGTTTCCCGACACTTTACTGGGAGACCCGGACAAGAGAATCAAGTATTTCGACCCCCTCAGGAACGAGTATTTCTTTGACCGCAACAGACCGAGTTTTGACGGAATTCTCTATTTCTATCAGTCTGGCGGGAAAATCCGGCGACCCGTTAACGTGTCCATCGACGTGTTTGCCGACGAGATCCGCTTTTATCAGCTGGGAGAAGAAGCGATGGACCGTTTCCGCGAGGATGAGGGCTTTATCAAAGAAGAAGAGAAGCCGTTGCCACAGAACGAGTTTCAGAAACAGGTGTGGCTCATCTTTGAGTACCCGGAGAGCTCCAGTCCTGCGCGAGGCATAGCTATCGTCTCCGTCCTCGTCATCACCATCTCCATCATAACGTTCTGTCTGGAAACTTTACCCGAGTTCCGCGACGAGCGCGAGCTTCCGGTGACGAGTCGCGCGCTCAATGGGACTCAAGAGCGTCCGTCGCTCACCTTCAGCGACCCGTTCTTCATCATTGAAACCACCTGTGTGATTTGGTTCACCTTTGAGCTCTTCGTGCGCTTCTTTGCCTGTCCTAGTAAGTCTGAATTCTCCAAAACCATCATGAACATCATTGATATCATGTCTATCATGCCTTACTTCATCACCTTGGGCACGGAGCTGGCGGAGCAGCAGGGCCAGGAGCACAATAACGGCCAGCAGGCCATGTCTCTGGCCATCCTGAGGGTCATTCGTTTGGTTCGGGTGTTTCGTATATTTAAGCTCTCTAGACACTCCAAGGGGCTTCAGATCTTGGGCCAGACTTTAAAAGCCAGCATGCGAGAGCTGGGCCTCTTGATCTTCTTTCTTTTCATTGGTGTCATATTATTCTCCAGTGCGGTCTTCTTCGCCGAGGCAGACGAACCCGAGTCTCACTTCTCCAGCATCCCAGACGCCTTCTGGTGGGCTGTGGTGACCATGACCACAGTCGGATATGGTGACATGAGACCGGTGACCGTGGGGGGCAAGATCGTGGGCTCGCTGTGTGCCATCGCAGGGGTGCTGACCATCGCGTTACCGGTGCCGGTCATTGTGTCTAACTTCAACTATTTCTACCACAGAGAAACCGACCAAGACCAGGCGTCTCTCAGAGAGGAGCCTAACAACGCCGGCCCCTCGAACCCAAGCGACGACCTCCACGGCTTGAGGAAATCGTCGACCTCGAACTCGAAAGACGGAGACCGCAGTGAAGAAACCAACATTCCTGTCGAGAAGAGCAACATGAAAGCTAACAGCAGACTGGACATCAAGCGCTCGCTTTATACGTTTTGCTTGGACACTAGAGAAACCGACCTCTAG